A region from the Pempheris klunzingeri isolate RE-2024b chromosome 17, fPemKlu1.hap1, whole genome shotgun sequence genome encodes:
- the polr3k gene encoding DNA-directed RNA polymerase III subunit RPC10, translating to MLLFCPTCGNVLIVEEGQKCMRFACNTCPYVHNITRKVNNRKYPKLKEVDDVLGGAAAWENVDSTPETCPKCGHLRAYFMQIQTRSADEPMTTFYKCCNAQCGHRWRD from the exons ATGCTGCTTTTCTGTCCGACCTGCGGGAACGTTTTAATCGTGGAGGAGGGCCAGAAGTGCATGAGGTTCGCCTGTAACACCTGTCCGTATGTGCACAACATCACCAGAAAG GTAAATAACAGGAAGTACCCGAAGCTGAAGGAGGTGGATGATGTTCTTGGTGGAGCTGCAGCGTGGGAGAACGTGGACTCAACTCCAG AAACGTGTCCTAAGTGCGGACATCTTCGGGCGTATTTCATGCAGATTCAGACCAGATCAGCTGATGAACCGATGACGACTTTCTACAAATGCTGCAATGCCCAGTGTggacacagatggagagactgA
- the snrnp25 gene encoding U11/U12 small nuclear ribonucleoprotein 25 kDa protein, with translation MEEQSQEDSGAGGQSVKDEKVDNEDLTEVAAPDTEEEDEEALPHSEILDIFEEGLARLVQDPLLCDLPIQVTLEEVNSQIALEYGQAMTVRVLKADGEIMPIVVVQNATVLDLKKAICRFMELKQQREGGVKHVSWRYVWRSYHLVFQGEKLEEDKMRLKDYGIRNRDEVTFMKRLRKK, from the exons atggaggagcagagtcAGGAGGACTCTGGTGCAGGAGGACAGTCTGTGAAGGATGAAAAGGTGGACAACGAGGACCTGACGGAGGTGGCAGCtccagacacagaggaggaagatgaggaggctCTTCCTCACTCAGAGATTTTGGATATTTTCGAGGAGGGACTTGCTCGACTGGTGCAGGATCCTTTACTCTGTGATCTACCGATCCAG GTGACTCTGGAGGAGGTCAATTCTCAGATTGCCTTGGAGTATGGCCAGGCGATGACTGTGAGGGTCTTAAAGGCAGACGGTGAAATAATGC CCATCGTGGTGGTGCAAAACGCTACCGTCCTCGACCTGAAGAAGGCCATTTGCAGATTTATGGAGCTGAAACAACAACGTGAGGGGGGAGTGAAACACGTCAGCTG GAGATACGTCTGGAGGAGTTATCATTTAGTGTTTCAGGGGGAAAAGCTTGAAGAGGACAAGATGAGGCTTAAAGA CTACGGGATCAGGAACAGAGACGAGGTGACGTTCATGAAGAGACTCAGGAAAAAGTGA